One Gemmatimonas sp. DNA window includes the following coding sequences:
- a CDS encoding helix-turn-helix transcriptional regulator → MTANSLLDPATSLGAFLRDRRGRVMPAASPTARRRRTPGLRREEVATRAGVSVTWYTWLEQGRGGPPSDEVLERLAHALELDAAARELLFLLARHRPPPRASTADRYEAPTVSSAVQRVLEAMRASPAIVKTPTWDIVAWNAAAATVLTDYELLPVSERNVLRRLFSEPADQPRWDGWESDARFALAAFRLDATRAGQIPDAVPIARELLTTSADFRRLWAENDVRSSWTGLKRFVHPIAGPIALEYSTFAVDGADGLSMVVFTPCSADDEHAIASLRR, encoded by the coding sequence ATGACGGCTAACAGCTTATTGGATCCGGCCACATCGCTCGGTGCGTTTCTGCGCGACCGCCGTGGGCGGGTGATGCCAGCCGCAAGTCCGACCGCACGACGGCGCCGCACGCCGGGATTGCGGCGCGAAGAGGTTGCCACGCGAGCCGGCGTGAGCGTGACGTGGTACACCTGGCTCGAGCAGGGACGCGGCGGCCCACCGTCGGACGAGGTGCTCGAACGTCTGGCACATGCGCTCGAACTCGACGCGGCCGCGCGCGAATTGCTCTTCTTGCTGGCGCGTCACCGTCCGCCGCCACGCGCGAGTACCGCTGATCGGTACGAGGCGCCGACGGTGTCCTCCGCCGTCCAGCGCGTGCTGGAGGCGATGCGCGCGAGTCCGGCGATCGTAAAGACGCCCACGTGGGATATCGTGGCGTGGAACGCCGCTGCCGCCACTGTGCTCACCGATTACGAGTTGCTACCGGTCAGTGAACGCAACGTGCTGCGTCGGCTGTTCAGTGAGCCGGCGGACCAGCCGCGTTGGGATGGCTGGGAATCCGACGCGCGCTTCGCGCTGGCGGCCTTTCGCCTCGATGCGACTCGCGCCGGCCAGATTCCGGACGCGGTGCCGATTGCCCGCGAGCTGCTGACGACGAGCGCCGACTTTCGCCGCCTCTGGGCGGAGAACGACGTGCGCAGCAGCTGGACGGGGCTGAAGCGTTTCGTGCATCCGATCGCCGGCCCAATCGCGCTCGAATACTCGACGTTCGCGGTCGATGGTGCCGATGGCCTGAGCATGGTGGTGTTCACACCCTGCTCGGCCGACGACGAACACGCCATCGCGTCGCTACGGCGCTGA
- a CDS encoding glycosyltransferase, whose product MRIAFLIGQFPALSETFILDQITTLIDRGHTVRIFSERRGTDARVHSAVEEYGLLALTRYEQLPVSIWSRFSALWRLWSGTRSHWRALDVLRHGRDAASLRLLWAAQWMGDDATFDVIQCHFGALGRKAVQLRAIGALSGPIATALHGEDIINYPKRFADTHYDALFESGDLFLPISARWNDTLAALGCPIDRLVVHRMGVDLEEFQPRGTDPEPVRILRLLLVARLVEKKGIEDAIRAVSQLQCEYEFVIAGDGPLRVSLEALAAELSSNGAIRFIGARHRHEVRALMQSSHVFLSPSRTAADGDIEGVPVAIMEAMASALPVVSTRHSGIPELVQDDVSGYLVDEGDVHALTDRVSRLAADTALRARMGRAGRRIVANDWDIRVLTGRLESLYRTLRRSARSAP is encoded by the coding sequence GTGAGAATCGCCTTTTTGATCGGCCAGTTTCCAGCGCTCTCCGAGACGTTCATCCTCGATCAGATCACGACCCTCATCGATCGTGGTCATACGGTGCGGATCTTTTCTGAGCGACGTGGTACCGACGCTCGCGTACACTCGGCCGTCGAAGAGTACGGACTGCTGGCGCTCACGCGCTACGAGCAGCTGCCAGTCAGCATCTGGAGCCGTTTTTCGGCGCTGTGGAGGCTGTGGTCGGGTACGCGCTCGCACTGGCGCGCGCTGGATGTGCTGCGCCATGGTCGTGACGCGGCCTCGCTCAGACTGCTCTGGGCGGCGCAATGGATGGGCGATGACGCGACCTTCGATGTGATCCAGTGCCACTTCGGCGCGCTTGGCCGCAAGGCGGTGCAGCTCAGAGCAATCGGCGCGTTGTCGGGGCCCATCGCAACCGCGCTGCACGGCGAGGACATCATCAACTATCCGAAGCGGTTTGCCGACACGCACTACGATGCGTTGTTCGAGAGTGGCGATCTGTTTCTGCCGATCAGTGCGCGCTGGAACGACACCTTGGCCGCGCTTGGCTGTCCGATAGACCGCCTGGTCGTGCATCGCATGGGTGTCGATCTCGAGGAGTTTCAACCGCGCGGTACTGATCCCGAGCCGGTGCGTATCCTGCGATTGCTGTTGGTGGCTCGACTGGTCGAGAAAAAGGGTATCGAGGATGCCATTCGCGCCGTGTCGCAGCTCCAGTGCGAGTATGAGTTCGTGATCGCGGGTGATGGACCGCTTCGCGTGTCGTTGGAAGCGCTGGCTGCTGAACTCTCGTCAAACGGCGCGATCCGCTTTATCGGAGCGCGGCACCGTCACGAGGTGCGGGCGTTGATGCAATCGTCTCACGTGTTCCTATCACCCAGCCGAACAGCGGCCGATGGCGACATCGAAGGCGTCCCGGTCGCGATAATGGAAGCGATGGCCAGCGCGCTCCCCGTCGTAAGCACGCGACATAGCGGCATTCCGGAGTTGGTGCAGGACGACGTGTCGGGATATTTGGTCGACGAGGGCGACGTACACGCGCTCACCGATCGCGTGTCTCGGCTGGCGGCTGACACAGCGCTACGTGCGCGCATGGGCCGCGCCGGGCGTCGCATCGTCGCCAACGATTGGGATATCCGCGTGCTCACCGGGCGGTTGGAGTCGCTCTATCGCACGCTCCGGAGATCCGCGCGGTCAGCGCCGTAG
- a CDS encoding ankyrin repeat domain-containing protein has protein sequence MTTQQPLSPMQQLHDAMRRCDADAVRLLFAQHAEFRPFINAPVFPFDAPAIVANAGNLAMVEVLLELGADPNARSAWWAGPFHALHVATGAAAERLLAAGAIPDACAAAHLDNADLLATMISADPACVHERGGDGQTPLHFARSRRVIDLLLNADADIDVRDVDHRATPAEWMLDRSRDAGRYALAQYLVERGAHTDIFMTAALGLTDRAVALLHEHPALLDEQTSRGAYAERPPSSFHMYFWTIGSNRSPLEVAAQFGHDDTLAAMRSFATPVQRLRLACRRTDVEAARALVREHSDLVASLEALDHRAITDAAWDGDAPAVELMLELGFDPSTPGHDSGTALHCASWRGSADCVAAILRVPAGRALVTSRDAHHHGTPLGWCRHGAENGPRNGDFAAVERLLLECGASE, from the coding sequence ATGACGACCCAGCAGCCATTGTCTCCCATGCAGCAGCTGCACGACGCGATGCGGCGATGCGACGCCGACGCAGTACGCTTGCTCTTCGCTCAGCACGCGGAGTTCCGGCCGTTCATCAACGCACCGGTGTTTCCGTTCGACGCGCCGGCCATCGTCGCGAATGCCGGCAACCTGGCCATGGTGGAGGTGCTGCTCGAGCTCGGGGCCGACCCCAATGCGCGCAGCGCGTGGTGGGCCGGCCCATTTCACGCCTTACACGTGGCCACGGGCGCGGCCGCTGAACGACTGCTTGCGGCGGGTGCCATTCCCGATGCCTGTGCAGCGGCCCATCTCGACAACGCGGACCTGCTCGCCACGATGATCTCCGCCGACCCAGCGTGCGTGCATGAGCGCGGCGGCGATGGACAAACCCCATTGCACTTCGCGCGATCCCGCCGTGTGATCGATCTGCTGCTCAATGCGGACGCTGACATCGATGTGCGCGACGTGGATCACCGCGCCACGCCGGCCGAATGGATGCTCGATCGCTCGCGCGACGCGGGGCGCTACGCGCTGGCGCAGTATCTCGTGGAGCGCGGTGCCCACACCGACATCTTCATGACGGCGGCGCTGGGGCTCACGGATCGCGCCGTGGCGTTGCTGCACGAGCATCCCGCCCTGTTGGACGAGCAGACGAGTCGCGGCGCCTACGCCGAGAGGCCGCCGAGCAGCTTTCACATGTACTTCTGGACCATCGGCAGCAATCGTTCGCCGTTGGAGGTTGCCGCACAGTTCGGGCACGACGACACGCTGGCCGCGATGCGGTCGTTCGCCACGCCGGTGCAGCGGCTTCGCCTGGCCTGTCGTCGCACGGATGTCGAGGCGGCACGTGCGCTGGTGCGCGAGCATTCGGATCTGGTGGCGTCACTCGAGGCGCTGGACCATCGGGCCATTACTGATGCCGCGTGGGACGGCGACGCGCCGGCGGTGGAACTGATGCTGGAGTTAGGCTTCGACCCGTCCACGCCGGGACACGACTCGGGCACCGCCCTGCACTGTGCGTCGTGGCGAGGTTCGGCCGACTGCGTAGCGGCGATTTTGCGTGTGCCGGCCGGACGCGCCCTTGTCACCTCGCGGGACGCGCATCATCACGGCACGCCGCTAGGCTGGTGTCGCCACGGGGCTGAGAACGGCCCACGCAATGGCGACTTCGCGGCGGTGGAACGGTTGTTGTTGGAGTGCGGCGCGTCCGAGTGA
- a CDS encoding GNAT family N-acetyltransferase yields MHQPMLYTARLLLRPFQLSDAPAVQRLAGDAAVAEMTLNVPHPYGDGMAETWIASHRGAWDAGAAVTFAIATLDNELRGTISLQLTTPHRRGEMGYWIGRPYWGQGVATEAVHGLLQFAFGPLGLNRVQASHLPRNPASGRVMQKAGMQREGLHREQYLKDGRFEDVMQYAVLRCDWESGSAGHTSTEHPHHVH; encoded by the coding sequence ATGCACCAACCCATGCTCTACACCGCTCGGCTCCTTCTCCGCCCGTTCCAGCTGTCCGACGCGCCCGCCGTGCAGCGCCTCGCCGGCGACGCAGCGGTGGCCGAAATGACGCTGAATGTGCCGCACCCGTACGGCGACGGCATGGCGGAGACGTGGATTGCGTCGCATCGTGGAGCGTGGGATGCCGGAGCCGCGGTCACCTTCGCCATCGCGACGCTGGACAACGAACTCCGCGGTACGATCAGCCTGCAACTCACGACGCCGCATCGTCGTGGCGAAATGGGGTATTGGATCGGGCGGCCGTACTGGGGGCAGGGCGTCGCCACCGAAGCGGTACACGGCCTACTACAGTTCGCATTCGGTCCGCTCGGCCTGAATCGCGTCCAGGCGTCGCATCTGCCGCGCAATCCGGCGTCGGGCCGCGTCATGCAAAAGGCGGGTATGCAACGCGAAGGATTGCATCGCGAGCAATATCTGAAAGACGGGCGCTTCGAAGACGTCATGCAATACGCCGTGTTGCGTTGCGATTGGGAGTCGGGTTCAGCCGGCCACACCTCTACCGAGCATCCACACCATGTCCACTAG
- a CDS encoding SRPBCC family protein, which translates to MPITDVISNAQDLTLTIVADYPVSLTRLWDAYADPRQLERFWGPVEWPATFTRHDMAVGGYSHYYMTGPDGTRSNGWFRFLSVEPYRAFEVEDGFADEHGVRNDAMPTMRMVFTFESAGSGSRFRSTTFFNSVESMEQLVQMGMMEGMKSAMSQIDTVLADLASFAIGRATDSQLLNDLQARVSRVISGSVDQVWRAHHEPALMQRWLLGPDGWTMPVCEVAQQVGDSYRYEWASADGTERFGFEGELLESAAPHRAVTTERMIGTPGPSTRNELTLTAVDGGTLLSLVITYPRKELRDMILATGMTTGMEASYVRLEREVLTS; encoded by the coding sequence ATGCCCATCACCGACGTGATCTCCAACGCGCAGGACCTGACGCTCACCATCGTGGCGGACTATCCCGTGTCGCTCACGCGGCTATGGGATGCCTACGCCGACCCGCGCCAGCTCGAGCGCTTCTGGGGGCCGGTGGAGTGGCCAGCGACTTTCACGCGTCACGACATGGCCGTCGGCGGCTACTCGCACTACTACATGACCGGCCCCGATGGTACGCGCTCCAACGGCTGGTTCCGCTTCCTGTCGGTCGAGCCGTACCGGGCGTTCGAAGTGGAAGACGGTTTCGCCGACGAGCACGGCGTCCGCAATGACGCGATGCCGACCATGCGCATGGTGTTCACGTTTGAGTCCGCCGGATCCGGTTCACGGTTTCGGAGCACGACGTTCTTCAACTCCGTCGAGTCGATGGAGCAGCTCGTGCAGATGGGCATGATGGAAGGCATGAAGTCGGCCATGAGCCAGATCGACACGGTGCTGGCCGATCTCGCGTCGTTCGCGATCGGCCGCGCGACCGATTCACAACTCCTCAACGACCTCCAAGCGCGTGTGAGCCGCGTGATTAGCGGCAGCGTGGACCAGGTGTGGCGCGCGCATCACGAGCCGGCACTCATGCAGCGCTGGTTGCTCGGCCCCGACGGCTGGACGATGCCCGTGTGCGAAGTGGCGCAGCAGGTCGGCGACAGCTATCGCTACGAGTGGGCCTCGGCCGACGGCACGGAGCGTTTCGGATTTGAAGGCGAGCTGCTGGAAAGCGCCGCGCCGCACCGGGCCGTGACCACGGAGCGCATGATCGGCACGCCGGGGCCGTCCACGCGCAACGAACTCACGCTGACGGCCGTTGATGGCGGCACGCTGCTCAGCCTCGTGATCACGTACCCGCGCAAGGAGCTGCGCGACATGATCCTGGCGACGGGCATGACGACCGGCATGGAAGCGAGCTATGTGCGGCTGGAGCGCGAGGTGCTGACGAGCTAG
- a CDS encoding heavy metal-binding domain-containing protein, with protein sequence MTTTAFDLPGYRIAASFGVVRGVVVRSRSVFGTIGATLQTVLGGNISLFTELAERTRAQAFDTMLHQAHLAGANAVIGVRYDANELMQGVTEVLCYGTAVHVERA encoded by the coding sequence ATGACGACCACGGCGTTCGATCTGCCCGGTTATCGTATCGCCGCGTCGTTTGGCGTGGTGCGCGGCGTCGTTGTGCGCTCTCGCTCGGTGTTTGGCACGATCGGCGCGACGTTGCAAACGGTGCTGGGAGGCAACATCTCGTTGTTCACCGAGCTCGCCGAGCGCACGCGCGCGCAGGCGTTCGACACGATGTTGCATCAGGCGCATCTGGCGGGCGCCAACGCCGTGATCGGCGTGCGCTATGACGCCAATGAGTTGATGCAAGGCGTGACGGAAGTACTCTGCTACGGCACGGCGGTGCACGTGGAACGCGCGTAG
- a CDS encoding metalloregulator ArsR/SmtB family transcription factor has protein sequence MVARPLSDPELDQLFRALADTTRRDIVARLLAGEPASVTALARRYDMSFAAVQKHVAVLEEAGLVSKESRGRERIVRSNPERIAQARALLLQLEQLWISRFSQLDDVLSTPHRTRE, from the coding sequence ATGGTTGCACGTCCACTTTCCGACCCTGAGCTCGATCAGCTCTTCCGAGCCCTCGCCGACACGACCCGACGCGACATCGTGGCGCGTCTGCTCGCGGGCGAGCCGGCCTCCGTGACCGCCTTGGCGCGGCGGTACGACATGTCCTTCGCGGCCGTGCAGAAGCACGTGGCCGTTCTTGAGGAGGCTGGGCTGGTGAGCAAGGAATCGCGGGGCCGGGAACGGATCGTCCGCAGTAACCCCGAGCGCATCGCGCAGGCTCGCGCGCTGCTGCTTCAGCTCGAACAGCTCTGGATCTCGCGTTTCAGCCAGCTCGACGACGTCCTCTCCACTCCTCACCGTACCCGGGAATAG
- a CDS encoding VOC family protein yields MKRVTGIGGIFFNAKDAPALQAWYKQHLGIDVQSWGGAAFTWTGDDGRPVSGTTIWSIGSTHVEQFAPSASTFMINYRVDDLYALVDVLREEGCNVLEKIDESEYGKFAWVIDPEGNKIELWQPPVGQ; encoded by the coding sequence GTGAAGCGAGTCACTGGCATTGGCGGCATCTTCTTCAACGCGAAGGATGCACCGGCCCTGCAAGCCTGGTACAAGCAACATCTCGGCATTGATGTGCAGTCGTGGGGCGGTGCCGCGTTTACCTGGACCGGCGATGACGGAAGGCCCGTGTCCGGCACGACCATCTGGTCGATAGGCTCGACGCACGTCGAGCAGTTCGCACCCAGCGCGTCCACGTTCATGATCAACTACCGGGTGGACGATCTCTATGCCCTGGTCGACGTTCTCCGCGAAGAGGGCTGCAACGTGCTCGAGAAGATCGACGAATCCGAGTATGGAAAGTTTGCCTGGGTGATCGATCCGGAGGGCAACAAGATCGAGCTGTGGCAGCCTCCGGTCGGACAATGA
- a CDS encoding SRPBCC domain-containing protein, protein MSHLHTAAVMSTLAPITVSVTVACSPEQAWHAFTDPAAIMGWNFASPDWHCPAARNDLRAGGTFSYRMEARDGSMGFDYEGTFLGVAPHRTLRLALGPDREVRIEFAPTDHGTIVSQTFTPDTDVPAEQQRVGWQSIMDNYREYTNRVT, encoded by the coding sequence GTGTCCCACCTGCACACGGCAGCGGTCATGAGTACGTTGGCGCCCATCACTGTGTCCGTCACTGTGGCCTGCTCGCCCGAGCAGGCATGGCACGCGTTCACCGATCCCGCCGCCATCATGGGGTGGAACTTCGCGTCGCCCGACTGGCACTGTCCGGCCGCTCGCAACGATCTCCGCGCCGGTGGCACCTTCTCGTACCGGATGGAAGCACGAGACGGGTCGATGGGCTTCGACTATGAAGGCACGTTTCTCGGAGTCGCGCCGCACCGTACGCTGCGCCTCGCGCTCGGTCCCGATCGCGAGGTGCGTATCGAGTTCGCGCCAACGGATCACGGCACGATCGTGAGCCAGACGTTCACGCCGGACACCGACGTTCCGGCCGAGCAACAACGCGTGGGTTGGCAGTCCATCATGGACAACTATCGCGAGTATACGAACCGCGTGACGTGA
- a CDS encoding crosslink repair DNA glycosylase YcaQ family protein, whose translation MPPDIDRLRQFALRRQFPQPTTLGRAIARLGFVQADPIRAPARAQDLTLRHRATRYRAGDLEQRYSTLGVEEDFFVNYGFVTPDLHALLHPRTPRTAWSAAERRRAESILAFVRERGVVHPRDVDAQFSHGKALNWFGGQSNVSTQLLDAMHYRGLVRVARREGGTRLYAVREQTPVPANSLVAMDALVDVIVAKYAPLTGRMLSVLVQRLRYGAPQWTSARAAAVARAKRRLPHATVDGQTWFWPDGEALPLRRVVPRDTVRLLAPFDPFVWDRTRFEQFNGWAYRFEAYTPAPKRIRGYYALPLAWRDRVIGWANLSVRDGRLVPDLGFVAGRAPNDTVFRDALDEELAAFASFMKL comes from the coding sequence ATGCCACCCGATATCGATCGGCTGCGCCAGTTCGCGCTCCGCCGACAGTTTCCGCAGCCCACGACGCTGGGCCGAGCCATCGCCCGACTGGGTTTCGTACAGGCCGACCCGATCCGGGCGCCCGCCCGCGCGCAGGACCTGACGCTGCGCCATCGGGCGACGCGATATCGCGCCGGTGACCTCGAGCAGCGATACAGCACCCTCGGCGTCGAAGAGGACTTCTTCGTGAACTACGGCTTCGTCACGCCCGACCTGCATGCGCTGTTGCATCCGCGAACGCCGCGCACCGCTTGGTCTGCGGCGGAACGCCGCCGCGCCGAGTCGATCCTCGCGTTCGTGCGGGAGCGTGGCGTGGTGCATCCGCGCGATGTCGATGCGCAATTCTCCCACGGCAAGGCGCTCAACTGGTTCGGCGGCCAGTCGAATGTCTCCACGCAGCTGCTCGATGCGATGCACTATCGTGGACTCGTCCGGGTGGCCCGACGCGAAGGCGGCACACGACTGTACGCCGTGCGGGAGCAGACGCCGGTGCCAGCGAACAGCCTCGTAGCGATGGACGCGCTGGTCGATGTGATCGTGGCCAAGTATGCGCCGCTCACCGGCCGTATGCTGAGCGTACTCGTGCAGCGATTGCGCTACGGCGCGCCGCAGTGGACGAGCGCGCGCGCGGCGGCGGTGGCGCGTGCGAAGCGGCGACTGCCGCACGCGACCGTCGACGGACAGACCTGGTTCTGGCCCGATGGCGAAGCGCTGCCGCTGCGACGCGTGGTTCCGCGCGATACTGTTCGGTTGCTTGCCCCGTTCGATCCCTTCGTGTGGGACCGTACGCGCTTTGAACAGTTCAACGGATGGGCCTATCGATTCGAGGCCTACACGCCCGCGCCGAAACGCATCCGCGGCTACTACGCCCTGCCGCTGGCGTGGCGCGATCGCGTAATCGGCTGGGCGAACCTGAGCGTGCGCGACGGGCGCCTGGTACCGGACCTCGGCTTTGTCGCGGGACGAGCACCCAACGATACGGTGTTTCGGGATGCGCTCGACGAAGAGCTGGCGGCATTCGCCAGCTTCATGAAACTCTAA
- a CDS encoding SDR family oxidoreductase, protein MRVFVTGANGFIGSAIVRELTSAGHDVLGLARSEASARAVEHLGAAVHRGDVTDLASLAAGAQACDGVIHTAFNHDWSIGRDVAAQDDRRAVDAIVSALEGTGKAFVSTSATTVLAGPRTGTEHDMPTPGAAAALRAPSEHAVLEAASRGVRSSVVRLPPSVHGTGDHGFVPILIDVARRAGFAAYVDDGTNQWPAVHRADVARLFRLALDGAAAGSRWHGVGEEGVEMREIARAIGDGLGVPVRSLPARDAEAHFGWFAGFAAIHNPTSSVHTRSSLSWMPHGPGLVEDIGSGGYFA, encoded by the coding sequence ATGCGGGTCTTCGTTACCGGGGCCAACGGCTTCATCGGCAGTGCCATTGTTCGCGAACTCACGAGTGCGGGCCACGACGTACTTGGCCTTGCGCGCAGCGAGGCATCCGCGCGCGCCGTCGAGCACCTCGGCGCCGCGGTTCATCGCGGCGACGTGACCGATCTCGCGAGTCTCGCCGCCGGCGCGCAGGCCTGCGACGGTGTCATTCACACCGCCTTCAATCACGACTGGTCCATTGGGCGCGATGTAGCCGCGCAGGACGATCGGCGCGCCGTTGACGCGATCGTGAGCGCGCTCGAAGGAACAGGCAAAGCGTTTGTCTCCACGTCGGCCACCACCGTCCTGGCCGGTCCGCGCACGGGTACCGAGCACGACATGCCCACGCCGGGCGCGGCGGCGGCGCTGCGAGCACCGTCCGAGCATGCCGTGCTCGAGGCGGCCAGTCGTGGTGTGCGCTCAAGTGTCGTTCGGCTGCCCCCGTCGGTGCACGGAACCGGTGACCATGGTTTCGTGCCGATTCTGATCGACGTCGCACGTCGCGCGGGATTTGCTGCCTATGTAGACGACGGCACGAACCAATGGCCCGCGGTGCATCGCGCCGATGTGGCGCGCCTATTCCGGCTCGCGCTCGACGGTGCGGCCGCCGGTTCGCGCTGGCACGGCGTTGGCGAGGAGGGCGTCGAAATGCGGGAGATTGCCCGCGCGATCGGCGACGGACTCGGTGTGCCAGTGCGAAGCCTTCCCGCGAGAGACGCTGAAGCGCATTTCGGGTGGTTTGCCGGCTTCGCCGCGATTCACAACCCCACGTCGAGTGTGCACACACGGTCGTCGCTGTCTTGGATGCCCCACGGACCTGGGCTGGTGGAAGATATCGGGAGCGGGGGATACTTCGCGTGA